The bacterium genome window below encodes:
- a CDS encoding M55 family metallopeptidase, with product MKIYIMTDLEGVAGVLDFDNWCSPESRYYEVAKEFLTMEVNSAVEGFFEGGIKEIVVADGHGPGGINPKLLDKRVKLLRGWQKWPLLLDKSYDFVAFVGQHAKSRTEFAHIAHTQSFSYFEMRINDIAIGEFGQFSMCASELGVRTIFASGDKALCKEAEELIPGIVTITVKEGTTPGKGDECPREAYRRRNNAAIHLHSEKARELIKKTAYKAIKKAIEYPDWGIIPLKAPFKRVVIFRPDQDFGKRISIEEHSSSVIEVMNMPYNPKNYDEI from the coding sequence ATGAAAATATATATAATGACTGATTTGGAAGGAGTTGCAGGAGTACTTGATTTTGATAATTGGTGTAGTCCTGAAAGTAGATATTATGAGGTAGCAAAAGAGTTTCTAACAATGGAAGTAAATTCAGCAGTTGAAGGATTTTTTGAAGGAGGAATAAAAGAAATAGTTGTTGCTGATGGGCATGGTCCAGGTGGAATAAATCCAAAACTTCTTGATAAAAGAGTAAAACTTTTAAGAGGATGGCAAAAGTGGCCATTATTATTGGATAAGTCGTATGATTTTGTTGCTTTTGTGGGACAACATGCTAAATCAAGAACAGAATTTGCTCATATAGCACATACACAAAGTTTTTCATATTTTGAAATGAGAATAAATGATATAGCAATTGGAGAATTTGGGCAATTTTCTATGTGTGCAAGTGAATTGGGAGTAAGGACAATATTTGCATCAGGAGATAAAGCATTATGTAAAGAAGCAGAAGAACTTATTCCTGGAATTGTGACTATCACTGTAAAAGAAGGAACTACACCAGGAAAAGGTGATGAGTGTCCAAGAGAAGCATATCGCAGAAGAAATAATGCTGCTATTCATTTACATTCAGAGAAAGCAAGAGAATTAATAAAAAAAACAGCGTATAAAGCAATAAAAAAAGCAATTGAATATCCGGACTGGGGAATTATTCCGTTAAAAGCCCCTTTTAAAAGAGTTGTTATATTTAGACCAGACCAAGATTTTGGTAAAAGAATATCAATAGAGGAACATTCAAGTAGTGTTATAGAGGTAATGAACATGCCTTATAACCCAAAAAACTATGATGAAATTTAA
- a CDS encoding neutral/alkaline non-lysosomal ceramidase N-terminal domain-containing protein, giving the protein MEELLCGISKVDITPPVGYYLQGHSGRNKPSKKVHDPLYLKLVCLSDKKTTLYILSSDLIGFSEEFVHNTREELKNKLKISPENFLFTSSHTHTGPFIESTYGGKDKVDPDYLKILQKKIVGAAIESRGNMEKVNVRVGKGKVNIGIVNRRKKTKKGVYMMPNFEGPIDEDVSVIKFEKKDGTSKVILFNYTCHPTTLSTKIYEISADYPGVAQREIEKSYSGCLAMFTNGCCGDVRPALVENGQFIGGNFEDIERMGKILFGEVIKVSEKSISLKEVKLNSKIVNFKFQLEDKLIPKNIKHLEEIVQSYKKQFSYFGPDIIEEWKEDMRGRIEKGEKLNNYIEGYLQFIKIGDIFILGLPGEIMVEIGIKLKEKIGKNLIIFGYSNGLIGYVPTANGIKEGGYEAGSFLYHKYPAPYSEKMESDLINEVINQFKKF; this is encoded by the coding sequence ATGGAAGAATTATTATGTGGTATAAGTAAAGTAGATATAACTCCACCGGTTGGATATTATCTTCAAGGTCATTCAGGTAGAAATAAGCCATCTAAAAAAGTCCATGACCCTTTATATTTAAAATTAGTTTGTCTTTCCGATAAGAAAACGACATTATATATTTTAAGTTCAGACCTTATTGGTTTTTCTGAAGAATTCGTCCATAATACAAGGGAAGAATTAAAAAATAAGTTAAAAATATCTCCTGAAAATTTTCTTTTTACTTCATCTCATACACATACAGGGCCATTTATTGAAAGCACTTATGGGGGTAAAGATAAAGTTGACCCTGACTACTTAAAAATTTTGCAGAAAAAAATAGTCGGTGCTGCCATTGAATCAAGAGGAAATATGGAAAAAGTAAATGTAAGGGTAGGAAAAGGCAAGGTTAATATTGGCATTGTTAACAGAAGGAAAAAAACAAAAAAAGGTGTATATATGATGCCAAATTTTGAAGGTCCAATTGATGAAGATGTCTCAGTAATAAAATTTGAGAAAAAAGATGGAACTTCAAAAGTAATTTTATTTAACTATACATGTCATCCAACAACTTTATCAACTAAAATATATGAAATTTCTGCAGATTATCCAGGTGTAGCACAAAGGGAAATTGAAAAATCTTATTCGGGCTGTCTTGCTATGTTCACAAATGGATGTTGTGGAGATGTCAGACCTGCTCTTGTTGAAAATGGTCAATTTATAGGGGGAAATTTTGAAGATATTGAAAGAATGGGAAAAATTTTATTTGGAGAGGTTATAAAAGTTAGCGAAAAAAGTATATCACTAAAAGAGGTTAAATTGAATAGTAAAATTGTTAACTTTAAATTTCAACTTGAAGATAAATTAATACCTAAAAATATAAAACATCTTGAAGAGATTGTTCAAAGTTATAAAAAACAATTTTCATATTTTGGACCTGATATAATAGAGGAGTGGAAAGAAGATATGAGAGGAAGAATTGAAAAGGGAGAAAAATTAAATAATTACATTGAAGGTTATTTACAATTTATCAAAATTGGGGATATTTTTATTTTAGGATTACCAGGAGAAATTATGGTAGAAATAGGAATTAAATTGAAAGAAAAAATAGGGAAAAATCTTATTATATTTGGCTATTCAAATGGGCTAATAGGTTATGTTCCAACTGCAAATGGAATAAAAGAAGGTGGATATGAAGCAGGGTCTTTCCTTTATCATAAATATCCAGCACCTTATTCAGAAAAAATGGAGAGCGATTTAATAAATGAAGTAATAAATCAGTTTAAGAAATTTTGA
- a CDS encoding galactokinase family protein: MIASKKLNGIENNECLKKLIASYIKKFNDEDIDILKVPARINLLGTHIDHRGGYTNYLTIDKELFCVAGKRNDSKVISYNLESEKYPPREFDIKNELPAKKINWIDFIRKIKITPGDWINYVKAPILYLQNKFPEIPLKGFNLFYYGEIPIGAGLSSSSALVVATMLCACKINNIDIEKEKLVEMCGEAEWYVGTRGGSGDHAAMIFGKKGQIVHLRFFPFTSKYLPFPENYKVICCNSLIEAKKSTDAKNIFNERIASYEIGFKLIKKNFPELKNKLVHLRDVNPEILKSEENVYKILLSIPEISKREEICKLLPEENLGVLFETHIPPEKGYRLRDILMYGISECERARICEYFLKNNEIEKFGKLMFISHDGDRVVKHLDNNKIEKWDYRVTDKYLLKLISDLKKGKEEAKIYNQPGGYRCSTPELDFIVDTTKKINGVKGAKLTGAGLGGCVLVLVEEKEAEKTLEILNKKYYHKRNLPESSFICNSSSGAEFI, translated from the coding sequence ATGATAGCATCAAAAAAGTTAAACGGGATTGAAAATAATGAATGCTTAAAGAAACTTATTGCGTCATACATCAAGAAGTTTAATGATGAGGATATTGATATTCTGAAAGTTCCTGCAAGAATTAACCTTTTAGGTACGCATATTGACCATAGAGGGGGTTATACAAATTACTTAACTATTGACAAAGAACTGTTTTGTGTAGCAGGAAAGAGAAATGATAGTAAAGTAATTTCCTATAATTTAGAAAGCGAAAAATATCCACCAAGAGAATTTGATATAAAAAATGAATTACCAGCCAAAAAGATTAACTGGATTGATTTTATAAGGAAAATTAAAATTACTCCTGGTGATTGGATAAATTATGTAAAGGCACCTATTTTATATCTTCAAAATAAATTTCCTGAAATTCCGTTAAAAGGGTTTAATCTTTTCTATTATGGTGAAATTCCTATCGGGGCAGGTTTAAGTTCATCTTCTGCTTTAGTTGTGGCAACAATGCTTTGTGCCTGTAAAATTAATAATATAGATATTGAAAAAGAAAAACTTGTTGAAATGTGTGGAGAAGCAGAATGGTATGTAGGTACAAGAGGTGGAAGTGGAGACCATGCAGCAATGATTTTTGGTAAAAAGGGGCAGATAGTCCATTTAAGATTTTTCCCTTTTACAAGTAAATATCTACCCTTTCCTGAAAATTATAAAGTAATATGTTGTAACTCACTAATAGAAGCAAAAAAATCTACAGATGCTAAAAATATATTTAATGAAAGAATAGCATCTTATGAAATAGGCTTTAAGTTAATAAAGAAAAATTTTCCTGAATTAAAGAACAAATTGGTGCATTTAAGAGATGTAAATCCAGAAATACTCAAAAGTGAGGAAAATGTATATAAAATTTTGCTTTCAATTCCTGAAATTTCTAAAAGAGAAGAAATTTGTAAATTATTGCCTGAAGAAAATCTTGGAGTACTATTTGAGACGCATATACCTCCTGAAAAAGGTTATAGATTAAGAGATATTTTGATGTATGGAATAAGTGAATGTGAAAGAGCAAGGATATGTGAATATTTTTTAAAAAACAATGAAATAGAAAAATTTGGGAAGTTAATGTTTATTTCACATGACGGTGATAGAGTTGTAAAACATTTAGACAATAATAAAATAGAAAAATGGGATTATAGAGTAACAGATAAGTATCTTTTAAAGTTAATATCTGATTTAAAAAAAGGAAAAGAAGAGGCAAAAATCTATAACCAGCCAGGTGGATATAGATGTAGCACTCCAGAATTAGATTTTATTGTAGATACTACTAAAAAAATCAATGGAGTAAAAGGAGCAAAATTAACAGGAGCAGGGCTTGGGGGATGTGTTTTAGTTTTAGTTGAAGAAAAAGAAGCAGAAAAAACACTTGAAATTCTAAATAAAAAGTATTACCATAAAAGAAACTTACCAGAATCATCTTTTATTTGTAATTCTTCAAGCGGTGCAGAATTTATATAA
- a CDS encoding lactate racemase domain-containing protein, translating into MGTGKGEVNRIISEEEIRKILENYLTKENDFSNKKVLVIIPDTTRSGPTALFFHSILDILKKKVKKIDFMIALGTHPEMSDEKIREFLDIKGNEETEIFQHQWNNSEALEEIGIINKQQMGEYISTLLNENIPVRINRKIFQYDEIIISGPVFPHEVVGFSGGYKYFFPGICGPEFLHKFHWLGALITNPKINGVIKTPVRDVINIAASFINKKVHLINYVVNENLIYGVFAGDTDDWEKAAQLSSKINIKYVDMPFNMVISVAPPMYDDIWTAGKCMYKLEPVVADGGKLIIFAPHINVVSYTHGKYLEEVGYHTRDYFLKQWEKFKNYPGCILAHSTHVKGIGTFIDGIEKPRIEVILATGISEEICRKINLGYINPDTLDRENYKNRENEGILVVEKAGEVLYKLKNGKVPDIDQLYKKEVKQS; encoded by the coding sequence ATGGGAACAGGTAAAGGAGAGGTAAATAGAATAATTAGTGAAGAGGAAATAAGAAAAATTTTGGAAAATTATTTAACAAAAGAAAATGATTTTTCTAATAAAAAGGTCCTTGTGATAATTCCTGATACAACAAGGTCAGGACCAACTGCTCTTTTTTTTCATTCAATTTTAGATATTCTAAAAAAGAAAGTAAAAAAAATTGATTTTATGATTGCACTTGGAACACATCCAGAAATGTCTGATGAAAAAATAAGAGAATTTTTAGATATAAAAGGAAATGAAGAAACAGAAATTTTCCAGCACCAGTGGAATAATTCAGAGGCACTTGAAGAAATCGGTATAATAAATAAACAACAGATGGGAGAATATATAAGCACCCTTTTAAATGAAAATATTCCTGTTAGAATAAATAGAAAAATCTTTCAATATGATGAAATAATTATTTCCGGTCCTGTTTTTCCCCATGAAGTTGTTGGTTTTTCAGGTGGTTATAAGTATTTTTTTCCAGGAATTTGCGGTCCTGAATTTTTACATAAATTCCACTGGTTAGGAGCTTTAATAACAAATCCTAAAATAAATGGAGTAATAAAAACACCTGTCCGAGATGTAATAAATATTGCAGCTTCATTTATAAATAAAAAAGTTCATTTAATAAACTATGTAGTAAATGAAAACTTAATTTACGGTGTTTTTGCTGGTGATACAGATGACTGGGAAAAAGCAGCACAACTTTCTTCAAAAATAAATATAAAATATGTTGATATGCCATTTAATATGGTAATTTCAGTTGCACCACCTATGTATGATGATATATGGACAGCAGGAAAATGTATGTATAAACTTGAACCAGTTGTTGCTGATGGAGGAAAACTTATTATTTTTGCTCCTCATATAAATGTTGTGTCATATACTCACGGAAAATATTTAGAAGAAGTTGGTTATCATACAAGAGATTATTTTCTAAAACAATGGGAGAAATTTAAAAATTATCCTGGTTGTATTCTTGCTCATTCAACACATGTTAAAGGAATAGGGACTTTTATAGATGGAATTGAAAAACCGAGAATTGAAGTAATTCTTGCAACAGGAATAAGTGAAGAAATATGCCGGAAAATAAATTTGGGATATATTAATCCTGATACTCTGGACAGAGAAAATTATAAAAACAGGGAAAATGAAGGAATACTTGTAGTTGAAAAAGCAGGGGAAGTGTTATACAAACTAAAAAATGGTAAAGTTCCTGATATTGACCAATTATACAAAAAAGAAGTAAAACAAAGTTAA
- a CDS encoding galactokinase family protein, translated as MERKGIAFLQKKHNKLFGKNKSYLIKVPLRISPLGAHIDHQLGIVSGMTIDKYIFFLFSKNNSKNVKIYSENYNDFVEFSINKNFKKENRWSDYIKGAAHILKEKFRIKNGINGVVYGEISTGGLSSSAATGISYLLALEKVNEIVVDKTENISLMQKIENEFIGLNNGILDQSVILLNSLHPQSLIFIDCKSGKYRNVIPKKKFDFQILIVHSGVNRTLLNTNYNERVSECEEAGKILLKFAGKKIKKNIKLRDVKKEYFEKFKDKLPENLKKRATHFYSEIERVKKGVKYWEKGEIEKFGKLMKMSGESSIKNYECGIPETIQLHDILNSIPEIYGARFSGAGFGGSCIALTKGNIEREQIIVNIEKKYIPKFPELKDKYKIFFTNHGRKPEIFEL; from the coding sequence ATGGAAAGAAAGGGCATTGCTTTTCTGCAAAAAAAACATAATAAATTGTTTGGGAAAAATAAGTCATATCTTATAAAAGTGCCATTAAGAATATCCCCTCTTGGTGCTCATATTGACCATCAATTAGGAATTGTTTCCGGGATGACTATTGATAAATATATATTTTTTTTATTTAGCAAAAACAATAGTAAGAATGTTAAAATTTATAGTGAAAATTATAATGACTTTGTTGAATTTTCAATAAATAAAAATTTTAAAAAAGAAAATAGATGGTCCGATTATATAAAAGGTGCTGCTCATATTCTTAAAGAAAAATTTAGAATCAAAAACGGTATAAATGGAGTTGTTTATGGAGAAATATCAACAGGTGGTTTAAGTTCCTCCGCTGCAACCGGGATTTCTTATCTTCTTGCACTTGAAAAAGTTAATGAAATTGTAGTTGATAAAACAGAAAATATCTCATTGATGCAAAAAATAGAAAATGAATTTATCGGATTAAATAATGGAATTTTAGACCAATCAGTTATACTATTAAATTCCTTACATCCGCAATCTCTAATTTTTATTGACTGCAAATCTGGAAAATATAGGAATGTAATTCCAAAGAAGAAATTTGACTTTCAAATACTTATTGTCCACTCAGGGGTTAATAGAACCCTTTTAAATACAAACTATAATGAAAGAGTTAGTGAGTGTGAAGAAGCAGGAAAAATACTTTTAAAATTTGCAGGTAAAAAAATAAAAAAAAATATAAAATTAAGGGATGTTAAAAAAGAATATTTTGAAAAATTTAAAGATAAATTACCCGAAAACTTAAAGAAAAGGGCAACACATTTTTATTCAGAAATTGAAAGAGTTAAAAAAGGAGTTAAATACTGGGAGAAAGGAGAAATAGAGAAATTTGGCAAATTAATGAAAATGTCTGGTGAAAGTTCAATAAAAAATTATGAGTGTGGAATACCCGAAACAATCCAATTACATGACATTTTAAACTCTATTCCAGAAATTTATGGAGCAAGATTTAGTGGTGCTGGATTTGGTGGGAGTTGTATAGCATTAACAAAAGGTAATATTGAAAGGGAACAAATAATTGTGAACATTGAAAAAAAATATATACCAAAATTTCCTGAGTTAAAAGATAAATACAAGATATTTTTTACTAATCACGGGAGAAAACCAGAAATATTTGAATTATAA
- a CDS encoding MarC family protein → MEYFEKILENALFLLIVINPVSKILIINSLIDEGKQFIKNISVKSSYTGLIILIIFAVGGNFILRNIFRINIYSLQIAGGIILFLFGLNALLKGGFGIDETKDTEEIAMITLASMIAGPGTITATISLSAVYGVISVCISIILAVFINFILMIYSIEIGKLLGKNLLGPLVRLTGFFISSIGMNMAFTGIKEFLK, encoded by the coding sequence ATGGAATATTTTGAAAAAATATTAGAAAACGCTTTATTTTTATTAATAGTAATAAATCCTGTAAGTAAAATTTTAATAATAAATTCATTAATAGACGAAGGAAAACAATTTATAAAAAATATTTCAGTTAAGTCATCTTATACAGGACTGATAATTCTTATAATTTTTGCAGTTGGAGGTAATTTTATTTTAAGAAATATTTTTAGAATAAACATTTATTCCCTTCAAATAGCAGGGGGAATTATACTTTTTCTCTTTGGACTAAATGCCTTATTAAAAGGGGGATTTGGAATAGATGAGACAAAAGATACAGAAGAAATTGCAATGATTACTCTTGCTTCAATGATAGCAGGACCAGGGACAATAACTGCAACTATTTCTTTATCTGCTGTTTATGGAGTAATTTCAGTATGTATTTCAATTATTCTGGCTGTCTTTATAAATTTTATTTTGATGATATATTCAATTGAAATAGGAAAGTTATTAGGAAAAAATTTATTAGGTCCACTTGTAAGATTAACTGGTTTTTTTATCTCAAGTATTGGAATGAATATGGCTTTTACTGGAATTAAGGAATTTTTAAAATAA
- a CDS encoding DegT/DnrJ/EryC1/StrS family aminotransferase, whose translation MEKLAILGGEKAVKNENEEIFKWPIVNKEMEDKVLDVLRAGKMSETDITMEFEKEYANWYGMKYALGTNNGTAALHCAFYGIRIGPGDEVICPSVTYWASCIPVLSLGGTVVFADIDPETLSVDPDDIERKISEKTKCIIVVHYCGYPADMDRIMKIAEKYKLKVVEDCSHSHGSLYKGKLTGTFGDVSAFSIMSGKAFAVGEGGIMLTNNREIYERGIVFGHYERHNELTIDYLKDGAGLPWGGYKYRMHQMSSAVGLVQIKKYKKEMEEIDKAMNYFWDLLEGVAGIRALRPLKNSSLTMGGWYSAKGKYYSEELGGLSITKFCEAARAEGVPLSPGCNKPLHTHPVFQNIDIYNEGKPTIISKAARDVRKLYKSLPISEGINKKVFSVPWFKKFVPEIIEQYAYGIKKVVSNYKELLKYDEGDPEEIGGWSLTFHR comes from the coding sequence ATGGAAAAATTGGCAATTTTGGGAGGAGAGAAAGCAGTAAAAAATGAGAATGAAGAAATTTTTAAATGGCCCATAGTTAATAAAGAAATGGAAGATAAGGTATTAGATGTTTTAAGGGCAGGAAAAATGTCAGAAACAGATATAACAATGGAATTTGAAAAAGAATATGCAAATTGGTATGGGATGAAATATGCATTAGGGACAAATAATGGAACTGCTGCTTTACATTGTGCATTTTATGGAATTAGGATTGGTCCAGGAGATGAGGTTATATGTCCATCAGTTACCTATTGGGCTTCATGTATACCTGTCTTATCACTTGGAGGAACAGTTGTTTTTGCAGATATTGACCCGGAAACATTAAGCGTTGACCCTGATGATATAGAAAGAAAAATTAGTGAGAAAACAAAATGTATAATTGTTGTTCATTATTGTGGGTATCCAGCAGATATGGATAGAATTATGAAAATAGCAGAGAAATATAAATTAAAAGTTGTTGAAGATTGTTCTCACTCACATGGTTCCTTATATAAAGGGAAATTAACAGGGACATTTGGTGATGTATCTGCTTTTTCAATAATGAGTGGAAAGGCATTTGCAGTTGGAGAAGGTGGGATAATGCTAACAAATAACAGAGAAATTTATGAAAGAGGGATTGTTTTTGGACATTATGAAAGACATAATGAATTAACAATTGACTATTTAAAAGATGGAGCAGGGCTTCCGTGGGGTGGTTATAAATATAGGATGCATCAGATGTCATCAGCGGTTGGTCTTGTTCAAATAAAAAAATATAAAAAGGAGATGGAAGAAATAGATAAAGCAATGAATTATTTTTGGGATTTACTTGAAGGAGTTGCTGGTATCAGAGCATTAAGACCGCTAAAAAATTCCTCTCTTACGATGGGTGGTTGGTATTCTGCAAAGGGAAAATATTATAGTGAAGAATTAGGTGGGTTATCTATTACAAAATTTTGTGAAGCAGCGAGAGCCGAAGGAGTACCTTTAAGTCCTGGATGTAATAAACCATTACATACTCATCCTGTTTTTCAAAACATAGATATTTATAATGAAGGTAAACCAACAATAATATCAAAAGCAGCAAGAGATGTAAGAAAATTATATAAATCACTGCCTATATCAGAAGGTATAAATAAAAAAGTATTTTCAGTTCCATGGTTTAAAAAATTTGTACCTGAAATTATTGAACAATATGCTTATGGAATAAAAAAAGTTGTAAGTAATTATAAGGAATTGTTGAAATATGATGAAGGGGACCCGGAAGAAATTGGTGGATGGAGTTTAACATTCCATAGGTAA
- the gndA gene encoding NADP-dependent phosphogluconate dehydrogenase yields MEKCDIGIIGMEVMGKNLALNFEDKGYTVAVYNRTGEKTKNFVETQAKGKKIIPAYEIKDFVGLLKKPKKIMMMVKEGKPVDDFIEKLIPFLEKGDIIIDGGNSYFKDTIRRYEYLTEKGILFIGTGVSGGEEGALKGPSIMPGGSKEAYQLIEKMFSDISAKAYDGSPCVSFIGPGGAGHFVKMTHNGIEYGDMQLIGEVCWFFKNALCMKGEEIGEIMEKWNNKNDILSSYLIEITSDLLKEKDKRNEGVYLVDIVADITRMKGTGTWTVQSALELLVPVPTISSAVFSREMSGEKDLRLKMSKILPLNIREELNEKKEDIIDIAHDALYIGKISSYAQGFALLKSASEFYKFNLNLGEIAKIWRAGCIIRAQFLDEITKAYLENPELLNLIAHSKFSDFIKKNLWKLGKLVEISHKVGVPALGLANSYDYILQLTSPIMFACQVTALQRDYFGAHGYFKIGGEESPEILETENGKIREFHTEWLLPGRPEKEITK; encoded by the coding sequence ATGGAAAAATGTGATATTGGAATAATTGGAATGGAGGTTATGGGTAAAAATCTTGCCCTTAATTTTGAAGATAAGGGTTATACTGTTGCTGTTTATAATAGAACAGGAGAGAAAACAAAAAATTTTGTGGAAACACAGGCAAAAGGGAAAAAAATTATTCCAGCATATGAAATAAAGGATTTTGTTGGACTATTGAAAAAACCTAAAAAAATAATGATGATGGTAAAAGAAGGAAAACCAGTTGATGATTTTATTGAAAAACTTATTCCATTTCTTGAAAAGGGAGATATTATAATTGATGGTGGAAATTCATATTTTAAAGATACTATCAGGAGATATGAATATTTAACAGAAAAAGGAATTTTATTTATCGGAACTGGTGTTTCTGGTGGAGAGGAAGGGGCTTTAAAAGGTCCTTCTATTATGCCAGGTGGTTCAAAAGAAGCATATCAACTTATTGAAAAAATGTTTTCTGATATTTCAGCAAAAGCGTATGATGGTTCTCCATGTGTATCTTTTATTGGTCCTGGTGGAGCAGGGCATTTTGTAAAAATGACACATAATGGAATTGAATATGGAGATATGCAACTTATTGGAGAAGTTTGCTGGTTTTTTAAAAATGCTTTATGTATGAAAGGCGAAGAAATTGGTGAAATTATGGAAAAGTGGAATAACAAAAATGATATATTATCATCTTATCTTATAGAAATTACATCGGACCTTTTGAAAGAAAAAGATAAAAGAAACGAAGGAGTATATCTTGTTGATATTGTGGCAGATATTACAAGAATGAAAGGGACTGGAACATGGACAGTTCAAAGTGCATTGGAATTACTTGTTCCTGTTCCAACAATATCTTCTGCTGTGTTTTCAAGAGAAATGTCTGGGGAAAAAGATTTAAGATTGAAAATGAGTAAAATTCTACCTCTTAATATCAGAGAAGAACTAAATGAGAAAAAGGAAGATATTATTGATATTGCTCATGATGCACTTTATATAGGTAAAATTTCTTCATATGCTCAGGGTTTTGCACTTCTTAAATCTGCATCTGAGTTTTATAAATTCAACTTAAATTTAGGAGAAATAGCAAAAATATGGAGAGCAGGATGCATTATAAGAGCACAATTTCTTGATGAAATTACAAAGGCATATTTAGAGAATCCTGAACTTTTAAATTTGATTGCACACAGTAAATTTTCTGATTTTATTAAAAAGAATTTATGGAAACTTGGAAAGTTGGTTGAAATTTCTCATAAAGTCGGAGTTCCTGCATTAGGATTGGCAAATTCCTATGATTATATTTTACAATTAACTTCACCAATTATGTTTGCCTGTCAGGTAACTGCTTTACAGAGAGATTACTTTGGAGCACATGGATATTTTAAAATTGGCGGAGAAGAAAGTCCTGAGATATTAGAAACAGAAAATGGAAAAATAAGGGAATTTCATACTGAGTGGTTATTACCAGGAAGACCTGAAAAAGAAATAACTAAATAA
- a CDS encoding amidohydrolase family protein has protein sequence MIDFHTHIGKCFYGRKILTGKKLVKKMDELGIEKSVILPIENPEETQWYSTTDYILRVSKRYKERLIPFCNVDPRRGMNNGEDPYIGKMIEEYVKKGCNGFGEVLANLEFNDKRMKYIYRICGELKLPVLFHLGGVPGKSTIGLTDKLGLPFMEEVLSEFPETLFIAHGPGWWAEISSDVKEKDRDGYPKGKIEKAGKVCYLLENYPNIYADLSAGSAYNALTRDNDFGIEFLKKHYRKLLFATDYLSVGQELEIVDYMKNVKIPEEIKKMVTKENAKKILKMEG, from the coding sequence ATGATTGATTTTCATACACATATTGGTAAATGTTTTTATGGAAGGAAAATACTTACTGGGAAAAAATTAGTTAAGAAAATGGATGAATTAGGAATTGAGAAGTCGGTTATATTGCCTATTGAAAATCCAGAAGAAACGCAATGGTATTCTACAACTGATTATATTTTAAGGGTCTCTAAAAGATATAAGGAAAGATTAATTCCTTTTTGTAATGTTGACCCAAGGAGAGGAATGAATAATGGAGAAGACCCATATATTGGAAAAATGATTGAAGAATATGTAAAAAAGGGATGTAATGGATTTGGAGAAGTTCTTGCAAATTTGGAGTTTAATGACAAAAGGATGAAGTATATTTATAGAATTTGTGGTGAGTTAAAACTACCAGTTCTTTTTCATTTAGGTGGAGTTCCAGGGAAGTCAACAATTGGTTTAACTGATAAACTTGGACTACCATTTATGGAAGAAGTGTTAAGTGAATTTCCAGAAACACTTTTTATTGCACATGGTCCTGGCTGGTGGGCAGAAATTTCCTCAGATGTAAAAGAAAAAGATAGAGATGGATATCCAAAAGGAAAAATTGAGAAAGCAGGAAAGGTCTGCTATTTACTTGAAAATTATCCCAATATCTATGCTGACTTATCTGCTGGCAGTGCATATAATGCATTAACGAGAGATAATGACTTTGGAATTGAGTTTTTAAAAAAACATTATAGAAAACTTCTATTTGCAACTGATTATCTATCTGTTGGTCAGGAACTTGAAATTGTAGATTATATGAAAAATGTGAAAATTCCAGAAGAAATTAAAAAAATGGTCACAAAAGAAAATGCAAAAAAGATTTTGAAAATGGAGGGATGA